The following nucleotide sequence is from Lacinutrix sp. Hel_I_90.
CCAATTTAAGAGCCGAAATATTAAAAGTATTAAAGGAAAAGCAACAATTTTATAAAGATCTGGGTTTTGATTTAACGGACTATAAACCCATTATAGCAGATACAAAATATTGTTATTTCCCAAAAGAATTCTACAAACATTATGAGGCCTTTGCTTGTACTTCTTTAGAAGCTATAAAGAAAAATCAGGGTGTACTCTCAGCAGAAAAACAAATCTCTTACTATTATGATCCCTTATCTTTTAAGGCGTATGATGTAGTTTTAAATGCTGCTATCGTCGAGCCTGTAATTCAAGTAGGTATGGAAATAAAACTGCAGTATGCTGAAAGGCCAAAAGAAGAAGCACCAAAAGAAAAAGAAGTGATTAAAAATAAATTCTTTATGGTTTCAGACGAAGGTACAATTAACGTAAAGGAGTTAAAATTAGAAAATTAGAACTTATGAAAACAATTTTTAAAACGGGCATAATTTTGCTCACCGTATTCGGTATAACCGCCTGTAATGCCAATAACAAAAAACAAAGCGACAGGTATGGTTTAAACCAAGGAGCTAAAACAAGCACCCACAAACCTAACAAGCAATACATAAAAGTCGCATTATTACTGGACACCAGTAATAGTATGGATGGGTTAATAGATCAGGCAAAAGCCCAACTTTGGGAAATTGTAAACGAGTTATCCTATGCAAAATGTAAAGATGAAAAACCAAATTTACAAATCGCTATTTATGAATATGGTAACGATAGACTGAATGCTGAGGAAGGTTATATTCGCCAAGTTTTAGCGTTTAGCGATGATTTAGATGAAATCTCCAAACAGCTCTTTTCTTTAACTACAAAAGGCGGTAATGAATATTGTGGTTACGTTATTAATACCGCTTTAGACCAATTAAAATGGAATGACAACCCTGACGATCTTAAATTTATTTTCATTGCTGGAAACGAGCCTTTTACGCAAGGGGAAGTTAATTATAAAGCGGCTTCTAAACGTGCACACAATAAAGACATTACTGTAAACACTATTTTTTGTGGGGACTACAATCAAGGTGTTTCCAGCTTTTGGAAGGATGGTGCAGATCTAGCCCATGGCGATTATATGGCTATTAATCACAACCAGGAAACGGTACATGTTTCTACCCCTTATGATGAGACTATTTTAAAGGAAAACAAAAAACTAAACGATACCTATATTGCTTATGGAAAAAGCGGGCGGGAAAAAATGAGTTTACAAGCAGAACAAGATACTAATGCTGAGACTTACAGCGATGCCAATGCGGTGAGCAGAACGGTAAGTAAAAGTTCGCACTTATATAAAAATGCTGCCTGGGATTTAGTGGATGCTTCAAAAGAAGCTGATTTTGAATATGGAAATTTAGATAAATCTGAACTTCCAGCCGAATTACAGGGTAAATCTGAAACGGAAATTAAAACCTATATCTCTAAAAAGAAAGCGGAACGAGAAGCGATTCAAAGTAAAATACAAGCCTTAAACACAAAGCGTAAAGCGTTCCTTTTAAAAAGCAATACAGAGAATACTAATGGCTTAGAGAGTGTAATGGTTAAAGCTATTAAAACACAGGCTGAGAAAAAAAACTACAGCTGGAAGTAATCACTTTTATTAAGAGTACTAGCAAAAAAAAAGCCGCGACAGTGTCGCGACTTTTCAACATAACTTATATTCTTAAAACAAATTAGTATAACTATGGTTATTGTACTGCTTGTAATGCA
It contains:
- a CDS encoding VWA domain-containing protein, encoding MKTIFKTGIILLTVFGITACNANNKKQSDRYGLNQGAKTSTHKPNKQYIKVALLLDTSNSMDGLIDQAKAQLWEIVNELSYAKCKDEKPNLQIAIYEYGNDRLNAEEGYIRQVLAFSDDLDEISKQLFSLTTKGGNEYCGYVINTALDQLKWNDNPDDLKFIFIAGNEPFTQGEVNYKAASKRAHNKDITVNTIFCGDYNQGVSSFWKDGADLAHGDYMAINHNQETVHVSTPYDETILKENKKLNDTYIAYGKSGREKMSLQAEQDTNAETYSDANAVSRTVSKSSHLYKNAAWDLVDASKEADFEYGNLDKSELPAELQGKSETEIKTYISKKKAEREAIQSKIQALNTKRKAFLLKSNTENTNGLESVMVKAIKTQAEKKNYSWK